From the Osmerus eperlanus chromosome 21, fOsmEpe2.1, whole genome shotgun sequence genome, one window contains:
- the aox5 gene encoding aldehyde oxidase 5: MMSSQSRCSELILFINGKKITEKNPDPEEVLLSFLRRKVGLTGAKYGCGGGGCGACTVMVSRYDCQQNKVLHGTVNACLQPICTLHRAAVVTVEGIGSTKTKLHPVQERIAKAHGSQCGFCTPGMVMSMYTLLRNKPQPTMEDIREALGGNLCRCTGYRPIIDGFKTFCGTSECCQNGECGEKCCLQNGTNGHEDGDICQELFCMDEVLPLDPSQDLIFPPELMIMEKENGVGLLCFQGERVTLVCPVDLSDLLNLKSEHPDAPLVVGNTTLGPKMLLKGVYHPLVIYSGRISELKSLGWGKNGLNVGAACTLSNLKEELQRVVGEMEMEKTKGFQALLQTLQCLAGKQIRNMATIGGNILSANPKYDLNSILAALECTLLVTSKDGSRKILLNEKLFTDFGKTALRPNEVLLAIDIPYSKPWEFVSAFRQAQRREFAFSIVNSGMKVAIKKDTNLVESLHIFYGGVGPSLVKVEHTCEQLVGRSWGEELLAEACRLLEDEVDVSPLIHGGKVEYRKTLALSFFFKFYMQVVQDLHERHVSVNGLPLEHVSALKPFKNEVPQGHHSFQLVPEGQPIDDPVGRPKEHQASYEQATGEAKYYDDLPPVQGELFVFMVTSTRAHAKLINIDPSEALGMSGVVTFLSARDVPGQNKRLWFNNPEELFAEEKVCCVGQIIGAVVAETREQARRAAQKVQVTYEDILPVFFTIEDAIQHQSFFDPQRKLQRGDVDVAFKTVDHILEDEIYMGGQEHFYMETQGVIAVPKGENGELDLFVASQHSAYAQEIVGITLGIDSNKITCHVKRLGGAFGGKVMKIANLSAITATAAYKTGRAVRCSLDRGDDMLITSGRHPFLGKYKVGYNDDGTIVAVDITYYSNGGCTLDESSFILEKALLHMDNGYKIPNLRGRGLVCKTYLPSYTAFRGFGAPQGLTVMESILHEVAVRCALPPHKVRQTNMYQAEECYTHHKQLFSPRDMVRCWDECLDKAGYQERLQAIQQFNVSNQWKKRGISVVPLKFGVGFSKGFYNQGAALINIYKDASVLVTHGGTEMGQGINTKAMQIASRILRVPMSSIYIKETCTGSVPNAAPSAASFGTDAVGMAVKDACEKLMRRLEPVMKTNPKSTWKQWVVEAYCQKISLSATGFFMGPHTSIDWENSEGPAYYYFTFGACCSEVEIDCLTGDHKNIRTDIVMDVGKSINPALDIGQIEGGFVQGIGLYTIEELEFSPEGVLMTRGPSQYKIPALCDIPPQLNVHLLANAENPYAIYMSKAI, translated from the exons ATGATGTCTTCTCAGTCTAGATGCAGTGAGTTGATCCTCTTCATAAATGGCAAAAAG ATCACAGAGAAGAATCCAGACCCAGAGGAAGTTTTGCTTAGCTTTCTCAGACGGAAAG TGGGGCTGACTGGGGCCAAGTAtggctgtggggggggtgggtgtggggccTGCACTGTCATGGTGTCCAGATATGACTGCCAGCAGAACAAGGTTCT TCACGGCACTGTTAATGCCTGCCTCCAGCCTATCTGCACCCTGCACAGGGCTGCTGTGGTTACGGTTGAGGGCATTGGCAGTACCAAGACCAAGCTGCACCCTGTCCAG GAGCGTATAGCCAAGGCCCATGGTTCTCAGTGTGGGTTCTGTACCCCAGGGATGGTGATGTCTATGTACACTCTCCTGAGGAACAAGCCCCAGCCCACCATGGAGGACATCAGAGAGGCTCTGGGGG GAAACCTATGCCGCTGCACTGGCTACCGGCCAATCATTGATGGATTTAAGACGTTCTGTGGT ACCTCAGAATGCTGCCAGAATGGAGAGTGCGGTGAAAAGTGCTGTCTGCAAAACGGAACCAACGGCCACGAAGATGGAGAT ATCTGCCAGGAGCTTTTCTGTATGGATGAGGTATTGCCTCTTGACCCATCTCAAGACCTGATATTTCCCCCTGAGCTGATG ATCATGGAGAAAGAAAATGGAGTTGGTCTCCTGTGTTTCCAAGGAGAAAGAGTGACTTTGGTGTGTCCAGTCGATTTATCGGACCTATTGAACTTGAAATCAGAGCACCCAGATGCCCCTCTGGTAGTTGGCAACACAACTCTAG GACCAAAGATGTTGCTGAAAGGAGTCTACCATCCTTTGGTTATTTATTCAGGAAGAATTTCAGAGTTAAAATCTCTTGGCTGGGGGAAGAACG GCCTGAATGTCGGAGCTGCCTGCACTCTCTCTAACCTGAAGGAGGAGCTGCAGAGGGTtgtgggggagatggagatggagaagacCAAAGGGTTCCAGGCATTGCTCCAGACTCTACAGTGCCTGGCAGGGAAACAGATCCGCAACATGGCC ACTATTGGTGGAAATATACTGAGTGCAAATCCCAAGTACGATCTCAACAGCATTTTAGCTGCCTTGGAATGCACACTGCTCGTCACTTCAAAAG ATGGGTCAAGGAAGATTCTTTTGAATGAGAAGCTTTTCACAGACTTTGGAAAAACAGCTCTCAGACCAAATGAAGTCCTTCTGGCGATTGACATTCCCTACTCCAAACCA TGGGAGTTTGTGTCAGCCTTCCGTCAGGCCCAGCGAAGAGAGTTTGCGTTCTCCATTGTAAACTCTGGTATGAAGGTGGCCATTAAGAAGGATACCAATCTAGTGGAGTCTCTCCACATTTTCTATGGAGGTGTTGGACCTTCACTGGTGAAGGTTGAACACACGTGTGAACAGCTTGTGGGCCG GTCCTGGGGAGAGGAGCTCCTTGCTGAGGCCTGCAGACTCCTGGAGGACGAGGTGGACGTGTCTCCGCTTATACATGGTGGTAAAGTGGAGTACCGCAAGACACTCGCTCTCAGCTTTTTCTTCAAGTTCTACATGCAGGTGGTGCAGGATCTGCACGAGAGG CATGTAAGTGTAAATGGATTGCCGTTGGAACATGTCAGTGCTCTGAAGCCCTTCAAGAACGAGGTGCCCCAAGGACATCACTCTTTCCAG CTTGTTCCTGAAGGCCAGCCCATTGATGACCCTGTGGGTCGTCCCAAAGAGCACCAGGCCTCTTACGAGCAGGCCACAGGAGAGGCTAAGTACTATGATGACCTTCCACCCGTACAGGGGGAGCTCTTTGTGTTCATGGTGACCAGCACGCGAGCGCATGCTAAACTCAT CAACATTGACCCATCTGAAGCTCTGGGGATGTCTGGTGTGGTGACGTTCTTGTCTGCCCGGGACGTGCCCGGTCAGAACAAGAGACTGTGGTTCAACAACCCAGAGGAGCTGTTTGCTGAGGAGAAA GTGTGTTGCGTGGGCCAGATCATCGGAGCAGTGGTGGCGGAGACCAGAGAGCAGGCCAGGAGAGCAGCCCAGAAGGTCCAGGTCACCTATGAAGACATCCTGCCAGTCTTCTTCACTATAGAG GATGCTATCCAGCATCAGTCCTTTTTTGACCCTCAGAGAAAACTGCAGAGGGGGGATGTGGATGTGGCCTTTAAGACAGTGGATCACATTTTGGAGG ATGAAATATATATGGGCGGCCAGGAGCATTTTTACATGGAAACCCAGGGTGTGATTGCAGTGCCCAAAGGCGAGAATGGAGAGTTGGACCTGTTTGTCGCCAGCCAACATTCAGCGTACGCTCAG GAGATCGTAGGGATCACACTAGGCATTGACTCCAACAAGATCACCTGCCACGTCAAGCGGCTTGGAGGAGCGTTTGGCGGCAAGGTCATGAAGATCGCTAATCTCTCTGCCATCACAGCCACCGCTGCATACAA GACTGGACGAGCAGTCCGCTGCTCGCTGGATCGTGGGGATGACATGCTGATCACCAGTGGCAGACACCCCTTCCTAGGGAAGTACAAG GTGGGATACAACGACGACGGGACAATCGTGGCGGTCGACATCACTTACTACAGCAACGGAGGGTGCACTCTGGATGAATCATCCTTT ATCTTGGAGAAAGCTTTGCTCCACATGGACAATGGGTACAAGATCCCCAACTTGCGTGGCCGGGGATTGGTGTGTAAGACCTACTTGCCTTCCTACACTGCCTTCCGTGGCTTCGGAGCCCCACAGGGCCTTACTGTGATGGAGAGCATCCTCCACGAGGTGGCGGTGCGATGTGCTCTTCCCCCGCACAAG GTGAGGCAGACCAACATGTACCAGGCAGAAGAGTGCTACACCCACCACAAGCAGCTCTTCTCCCCCAGGGACATGGTACGCTGCTGGGACGAGTGTCTGGACAAGGCTGGCTACCAGGAGCGCCTGCAAGCCATTCAGCAGTTCAACGTCTCCAACCAGTGGAAGAAGAGAGGCATCTCGGTCGTGCCGCTTAAGTTTGGAGTGGGCTTCTCTAAAGGCTTCTACAACCAG GGTGCAGCTCTGATCAACATTTATAAAGATGCCTCAGTGTTGGTGACCCATGGGGGGACGGAAATGGGCCAAGGTATCAATACCAAGGCCATGCAG ATTGCCAGCCGCATTCTGAGGGTCCCCATGTCCTCTATCTACATCAAGGAGACGTGTACCGGCAGCGTTCCCAACGCTGCCCCCTCGGCCGCATCCTTTGGTACTGATGCTGTGGGCATGGCGGTGAAG GATGCGTGTGAGAAACTGATGAGACGTCTGGAGCCAGTCATGAAGACAAATCCCAAAAGCACCTGGAAACAATGG GTCGTCGAGGCTTACTGTCAGAAAATCAGTTTATCTGCAACTGGGTTCTTCAT GGGACCCCACACCAGCATAGACTGGGAGAACAGTGAGGGTCCAGCTTACTACTACTTCACCTTTGGGGCCTGCTGCTCAGAAGTAGAGATAGACTGTCTAACAGGAGACCACAAA AACATCAGGACAGATATTGTGATGGACGTTGGAAAAAGCATCAATCCGGCTCTCGATATTGGACAG ATCGAGGGAGGTTTCGTCCAAGGCATTGGCCTGTACACCATAGAGGAGCTGGAGTTCTCACCAGAGGGAGTCCTTATGACTCGAGGGCCTTCTCAATACAAGATCCCTGCTCTATGTGACATCCCTCCCCAGCTCAACGTCCACCTGCTGGCCAATGCAGAGAACCCTTATGCCATCTACATGTCTAAGGCAATCTGA
- the si:ch211-246m6.4 gene encoding transcription factor 15: MLVCQGDGADPPSPDRRQLVPGAIFTLHKVMGSHNPLHGTVRVHSHPWSTMKSTGSDKGTQPDGFPSDLDELDSGSESSDNKSTGGGCSPRRGSEGPRQRGGRRLTGISKQRQAANARERDRTHSVNTAFTALRTLIPTEPADRKLSKIETLRLASSYISHLANVLLLGEDCLDGQPCLRYQSILQNSTNISNPSLRPICTFCLGNQRKLLRDGEKLATV, translated from the exons ATGCTGGTCTGCCAAGGGGACGGAGCGGACCCCCCGTCACCGGATCGGAGGCAGCTGGTCCCAGGTGCTATTTTCACTCTGCATAAAGTGATGGGCAGCCACAATCCCCTCCATGGAACAGTCCGAGTCCACAGTCACCCCTGGTCCACCATGAAGTCCACAGGGAGCGACAAGGGCACCCAGCCCGATGGCTTCCCGTCCGACCTGGATGAGTTGGACAGCGGCAGTGAGAGCTCCGACAACAAGTCTACGGGCGGAGGCTGCAGCCCGCGTCGGGGCAGCGAAGGgcccaggcagagaggaggcaggcgaCTGACCGGCATCAGCAAACAGAGACAGGCAGCCAACGCGCGGGAGAGAGACCGGACCCACAGCGTAAACACCGCCTTCACGGCGCTGCGCACCCTCATTCCCACAGAACCCGCAGATAGGAAGCTGTCCAAGATTGAGACGCTTCGCTTGGCGTCCAGCTACATCTCCCACCTGGCTAacgtgctgctgctgggggaggactgTCTGGATGGACAGCCCTGCCTCAGGTACCAGAGCATCCTCCAGAACAGCACCAACATCAGCAATCCCTCGCTAAGGCCCATATGCACTTTCTGTCTCGGTAATCAGAGGAAACTG ctcagagatggagaaaagcTTGCGACTGTCTGA
- the bzw1a gene encoding eIF5-mimic protein 2-A isoform X1, whose translation MNNQKQQKPTLTGQRFKTRKRDEKERFDPTQFQESIVQGLNQTGTDLEAVAKFLDASGAKLDYRRYAETLFDILVAGGMLAPGGTLSDDMTRTEFCLFTAQEDLETMQAYAQVFNKLIRRYKYLEKGFEEEIKKLLLFLKGFTESERNKLAMLAGILLANGNISASILNSLYNENLVKEGVSAAFAVKLFKSWIHEKDINSVAGSLRKVGMDNRLMELFPANKRSCEYFSKYFTDEGLKELADFARNQQSIGARKELQKELQELMSRGEPHKDIIAYVREEMKKTNISEQTMIGIIWTSVMSCVEWNKKEELVTEQAIKHLKQYSPLLKAFTSQGLSEITLMLKIQEYCYDNIHFMKAFQKIVVLLYKADVLSEEAILKWYTEAHVAKGKSVFLEQMKKFVEWLKNAEEESESDEEETD comes from the exons ATGAATAATCAAAAGCAGCAAAAGCCAACGCTAACCGGCCAGCGTTTCAAAACGAGGAAAAGAG ATGAAAAGGAGAGATTTGACCCTACTCAGTTTCAAGAAAGTATCGTACAAGGCTTGAATCAAACTGGCACTGATTTGGAAGCTGTCGCAAAATTCCTTGATGCTTCTGGAGCTAAACTTGACTACCGCCGGTATGCTGAGACCCTGTTTGACATCCTGGTGGCTGGCGGAATGCTGG CCCCAGGTGGAACTCTGTCTGATGACATGACCCGCACAGAGTTCTGCCTTTTCACGGCACAAGAGGACCTTGAGACAATGCAAGCATATGCTCAG GTTTTTAACAAGCTGATCAGGCGTTACAAGTACCTGGAGAAAGGGTTCGAAGAGGAGATCAAGAAG TTGCTGCTGTTTTTGAAAGGGTTCACTGAGTCAGAACGCAACAAGCTTGCCATGCTGGCTGGCATCCTTTTAGCCAATGGGAACATATCTGCTTCCATCTTGAACAGTCTCTACAATGAGAACCTTGTCAAAGAGG GTGTTTCTGCAGCCTTTGCTGTGAAACTGTTCAAGTCCTGGATTCATGAAAAGGACATCAACTCTGTTGCTGGCAGTCTCCGCAAAGTGGGCATGGACAACAGGCTGATG GAACTCTTCCCGGCCAACAAAAGAAGCTGCGAGTATTTTTCAAAGTATTTCACCGATGAAGGGTTGAAGGAGCTGGCTGATTTTGCCCGGAACCAGCAGTCTATCGGGGCCCGTAAGGAGCTCCAGAAAGAGCTCCAGGAGCTGATGTCACGAGGGGAACCACATAAAGAC ATCATTGCGTATGTCCgagaggagatgaagaagaCCAACATCTCTGAGCAAACCATGATTGGCATCATATGGACCAGTGTGATGAGCTGTGTGGAGTGGAACAAGAAGGAAGAACTGGTCACAGAACAAGCCATCAAACACTTGAAG CAATACAGCCCCCTCTTGAAGGCCTTCACCTCCCAGGGCCTGTCTGAGATCACCCTGATGCTGAAGATCCAGGAGTACTGCTATGACAACATCCACTTCATGAAAGCTTTCCAGAAGATCGTGGTCCTCCTCTACAAAG CGGACGTCTTGAGCGAAGAGGCCATTTTGAAGTGGTACACGGAAGCCCATGTGGCTAAAGGGAAAAGCGTGTTCCTGGAGCAGATGAAGAAGTTTGTGGAGTGGCTGAAGAACGCAGAGGAAG AGTCTGAGTCTGATGAGGAGGAAACAGACTAG
- the bzw1a gene encoding eIF5-mimic protein 2-A isoform X2, producing the protein MLLELNLTTAGMLRPCLTSWWLAECWPQVFNKLIRRYKYLEKGFEEEIKKLLLFLKGFTESERNKLAMLAGILLANGNISASILNSLYNENLVKEGVSAAFAVKLFKSWIHEKDINSVAGSLRKVGMDNRLMELFPANKRSCEYFSKYFTDEGLKELADFARNQQSIGARKELQKELQELMSRGEPHKDIIAYVREEMKKTNISEQTMIGIIWTSVMSCVEWNKKEELVTEQAIKHLKQYSPLLKAFTSQGLSEITLMLKIQEYCYDNIHFMKAFQKIVVLLYKADVLSEEAILKWYTEAHVAKGKSVFLEQMKKFVEWLKNAEEESESDEEETD; encoded by the exons ATGCTTCTGGAGCTAAACTTGACTACCGCCGGTATGCTGAGACCCTGTTTGACATCCTGGTGGCTGGCGGAATGCTGG CCCCAG GTTTTTAACAAGCTGATCAGGCGTTACAAGTACCTGGAGAAAGGGTTCGAAGAGGAGATCAAGAAG TTGCTGCTGTTTTTGAAAGGGTTCACTGAGTCAGAACGCAACAAGCTTGCCATGCTGGCTGGCATCCTTTTAGCCAATGGGAACATATCTGCTTCCATCTTGAACAGTCTCTACAATGAGAACCTTGTCAAAGAGG GTGTTTCTGCAGCCTTTGCTGTGAAACTGTTCAAGTCCTGGATTCATGAAAAGGACATCAACTCTGTTGCTGGCAGTCTCCGCAAAGTGGGCATGGACAACAGGCTGATG GAACTCTTCCCGGCCAACAAAAGAAGCTGCGAGTATTTTTCAAAGTATTTCACCGATGAAGGGTTGAAGGAGCTGGCTGATTTTGCCCGGAACCAGCAGTCTATCGGGGCCCGTAAGGAGCTCCAGAAAGAGCTCCAGGAGCTGATGTCACGAGGGGAACCACATAAAGAC ATCATTGCGTATGTCCgagaggagatgaagaagaCCAACATCTCTGAGCAAACCATGATTGGCATCATATGGACCAGTGTGATGAGCTGTGTGGAGTGGAACAAGAAGGAAGAACTGGTCACAGAACAAGCCATCAAACACTTGAAG CAATACAGCCCCCTCTTGAAGGCCTTCACCTCCCAGGGCCTGTCTGAGATCACCCTGATGCTGAAGATCCAGGAGTACTGCTATGACAACATCCACTTCATGAAAGCTTTCCAGAAGATCGTGGTCCTCCTCTACAAAG CGGACGTCTTGAGCGAAGAGGCCATTTTGAAGTGGTACACGGAAGCCCATGTGGCTAAAGGGAAAAGCGTGTTCCTGGAGCAGATGAAGAAGTTTGTGGAGTGGCTGAAGAACGCAGAGGAAG AGTCTGAGTCTGATGAGGAGGAAACAGACTAG